The bacterium genome has a window encoding:
- a CDS encoding uracil-DNA glycosylase, producing MSIINKCQKCNYFKITWDKNFPYSCKVLGFKTKKCPYQVVYESSGVECMFFKAKKIKENEEYQNDFSSS from the coding sequence ATGAGTATCATTAATAAGTGTCAAAAATGTAATTATTTTAAGATTACCTGGGATAAAAATTTTCCTTATTCCTGTAAGGTGCTGGGATTTAAAACTAAGAAATGTCCTTATCAAGTAGTTTATGAATCAAGCGGAGTAGAATGTATGTTTTTTAAAGCTAAAAAGATTAAAGAAAACGAGGAATATCAAAATGACTTTTCGTCATCTTGA
- the tsaE gene encoding tRNA (adenosine(37)-N6)-threonylcarbamoyltransferase complex ATPase subunit type 1 TsaE, whose amino-acid sequence MKEVDMDHPLKIITKSPKETKDLGFKIGKILKKRDVLILVGELGSGKTTFVQGVAKGLKVSDCVCSPSFTIVNEYQKKTPLYHIDLYRLEKEEEIISVGIEEYLYGEGITVIEWGERVKDLISNFVEINFSFVKENIRSLEFTLYGEKTKVEGLKKVFGGK is encoded by the coding sequence TTGAAAGAAGTGGACATGGATCATCCTTTAAAGATAATCACTAAAAGCCCAAAAGAGACTAAGGATCTTGGCTTTAAGATAGGTAAAATATTAAAGAAGAGAGATGTTTTAATCTTAGTAGGGGAATTAGGGAGTGGTAAGACTACTTTTGTTCAAGGGGTAGCTAAAGGTTTAAAGGTAAGCGATTGTGTTTGTAGCCCTTCATTTACCATCGTCAACGAGTATCAAAAAAAAACCCCCTTATATCATATTGACTTATACCGTTTAGAGAAAGAGGAAGAGATAATTTCTGTTGGAATTGAGGAATATCTTTATGGAGAGGGAATTACGGTCATTGAGTGGGGAGAAAGAGTCAAGGATTTAATAAGTAACTTTGTAGAGATAAATTTTAGTTTTGTTAAAGAGAATATCAGGTCTTTAGAGTTTACTCTCTATGGAGAAAAAACTAAGGTTGAAGGATTAAAGAAGGTTTTTGGTGGAAAATAA